The sequence below is a genomic window from candidate division WOR-3 bacterium.
TTTTGTCCTCTTTGCCAGTCTCTTTAACCAGCCGAATATGACAACCTGACAGATAAAACCGATAACTATTGAAACTATCAATATAACTATTGGATATATATACTTAACTATTGCTTCCCTCAATTAATCTCCTTTCAAGCAATGATTGACAATGTATTGTTCGTTTTTGCTATTTATTCTCATTGTGTCCCTGTCTTTTAATTAAAAAATATCCAAATGTAATAGCAAGAATAATAATCCCTATTCCGATAAGTGTCAACGGTGGTAATTTTTGAATGTCAAGGATAATAACTTTCCGCGAAATCGCTATTATCGCAACAGCCATAACTACTTTTACGTGGTCAACCGCCTCGTGTGTATAAGTTTTCATAATAGTATCAAGCAGCTCAATACCTATGACAACAAGCATAAATAACCCAAAAAGTTCAAGCAACTCGCCAATGTCAAGTAAAAATACAGGCGGAGTGACAATATCAAGGACGATCGTATAACCTAATTCAACAACGGCGAGCAATAAAACTATCGTCAGCATAATGGCGAGAATTTTGATCATTGTATCTTTGAATTTTTTAAGAATTTCAAACATAATACCTCCAAAATTTACTGTTATTTCGCTATCTTTGCAAAAGATATATATACAATATCGACTCCTTATATTCTGTCAATAATCTCAAAAGGTTTTCTATACCCATTCCTTATCAATATCTCTTTTATGATATTAGATTGTCTGAACATCATTTCAAACCTCTGCTGGAGGTAAGAGACATTTGAAAATCCAGTTCAAATTGTAATTCTTTTCTTGGGTCGCGCCTATTTAATTTCATTAACCAGATTTTTTTCTTTCTTGGCTTTGTCATATAATTAATTATACCCGAAAATGACGTTTAATCAAGAGAGTCAAAAACAGAAACTCAGACAAATCTTCGTATTTCATTTGTCCGAAATCCGAATATCTAAATGCTACACAAATTCTAACTACCCAGAATTCCAAACATTGTTTGAGATATTGGGATTTCAAAATTGGATTTTGTTTAGAATTTCGTGCTTCAGATTTAGAATTTGTATCGATCCATTTCCGCAAATCTAAAGGTTTGCCCTACATACTATATTATCGTAGGTTTTCCTGTCACCCTGAACTTATTTCAGGGTCTAAAAAAGTATTGATTTTCCGAGATGCTGAAATAAATTCAGCATGACAATGGACGCTGGTTCGCACTTTTTCAGCAATCTCTTTATCCTAAGGCTTTTAATAATTGGAATTCCACATTTGGGCTCTGGAATTCTTTAATTTTTTTCCGACATTAACTCTCTCACTTCATTCTGGAATCCCTGTTTATCAAGGACGAAGGCACCAATAAGTCTTCCATTCACAATACAGTCCCCATAACCGACATTTCGCTTTTTTGCTTCCTCGGGCTCTTTTGAAATATCAATGTAGTAAATAGATATTTTATCATCAACTTCTCTTATGTATTTTTCCATTCTCTTTAAGAAAAATGGATATGCAGCAGGACATTTGTTTGGTCCGCAGAAGATCAAAACCTTGCCTTTATCTTCTGCCTGCGGATTATATTTAGGTGATTCTTTCTCAGCCGGTTGATATACAAAATCTTTCTTTAATGGATAATATAACAGACCTTGACTTTCGCCAACCCGCTTAAAGCCATATTTTGTGAAGAACTCTTTTGCTGATAACTGCCCTTCTGAATGACCGGGGAATGGACTCACAACCAGCGCCTGAGCAGGTCTATCATTAAACCATTTTTGCGGTTTTTTCATATCTTCTATTAAACTTGAAAGCAAATTTTTACCAATGCCTTTCCGCCAGTATTTCTTCTCGTGAATATATATGCAGTCAATCCAAACAACTTCCTCATCTGGTGATGGTCTATATTGTATCATACCTGCAGGAACACCATCAATATATCCAACTTTGCCAATTACGCCCCATTTCTTGAGCATATCAAGAGCCCAAATTTTCTTTTCATCTATACCTTTCTGCCAGTCCGGGTCATCTCTCTTATCCTGAGGAACACAGACCAGACAGAGGTCAAGGATATTTTCTAAACTAACATCTTTGATAATAATCTCAGGCATAAATCC
It includes:
- a CDS encoding phosphate-starvation-inducible PsiE family protein, whose protein sequence is MFEILKKFKDTMIKILAIMLTIVLLLAVVELGYTIVLDIVTPPVFLLDIGELLELFGLFMLVVIGIELLDTIMKTYTHEAVDHVKVVMAVAIIAISRKVIILDIQKLPPLTLIGIGIIILAITFGYFLIKRQGHNENK
- a CDS encoding GNAT family N-acetyltransferase, which translates into the protein MPEIIIKDVSLENILDLCLVCVPQDKRDDPDWQKGIDEKKIWALDMLKKWGVIGKVGYIDGVPAGMIQYRPSPDEEVVWIDCIYIHEKKYWRKGIGKNLLSSLIEDMKKPQKWFNDRPAQALVVSPFPGHSEGQLSAKEFFTKYGFKRVGESQGLLYYPLKKDFVYQPAEKESPKYNPQAEDKGKVLIFCGPNKCPAAYPFFLKRMEKYIREVDDKISIYYIDISKEPEEAKKRNVGYGDCIVNGRLIGAFVLDKQGFQNEVRELMSEKN